The proteins below are encoded in one region of Methylobacillus flagellatus KT:
- the ribA gene encoding GTP cyclohydrolase II, whose translation MSTISKISSSTLPTKYGQFIIHVYHDVQTGQEHVALVAGHVLNNENVLVRVHSECLTGDIFSSNRCDCGEQLVLAQSMIAEAGQGVLLYLKGHEGRGIGLANKIHAYALQDRGLDTVDANLHLGLPIDQRSYAAAVDILKDLGVHSLRLLTNNPEKVSSLQQAGLTVTERIPLVIQPNQDNLQYLLTKRDRLGHFFAQTDMKNPNFGEL comes from the coding sequence ATGAGCACGATCAGTAAAATTTCTTCATCCACCCTGCCCACCAAGTACGGTCAATTCATTATCCATGTCTATCACGACGTACAAACCGGCCAGGAGCATGTCGCCCTGGTGGCAGGCCATGTGCTCAACAATGAGAACGTGCTGGTACGCGTGCATTCCGAATGCCTGACGGGCGACATCTTCTCCTCCAACCGTTGCGATTGCGGCGAACAGCTGGTATTGGCGCAGAGCATGATCGCGGAAGCCGGCCAGGGCGTGCTGCTTTACCTCAAGGGGCACGAGGGGCGCGGCATCGGGCTTGCCAACAAGATCCATGCCTATGCCTTGCAAGACCGCGGCCTGGATACCGTCGATGCCAACCTACACCTAGGCCTGCCGATCGACCAGCGTAGCTATGCCGCCGCCGTGGATATCCTCAAGGATCTGGGCGTGCACTCGCTGCGCCTGCTGACCAACAACCCGGAGAAAGTCTCCAGCCTGCAACAAGCGGGATTGACTGTCACTGAGCGCATTCCGCTGGTCATCCAGCCCAACCAGGACAACCTGCAATACCTGTTGACCAAACGCGATCGGCTGGGCCACTTTTTTGCACAGACAGACATGAAAAACCCGAACTTCGGTGAGCTCTGA
- a CDS encoding efflux transporter outer membrane subunit, producing MNHALKPIVFATGLLLGACSLNPEYHRPAAPVPVQYPINADADILPLPTSWQEYFTDPELQKLINIALANNRDLRMTALRIEEARAQYGIQRADRLPTLDATGTYERSKMIFAQGQTFDVDLYRASVGISGFELDFFGRVKSLTTALLEQYLATQEAQQTARTSLIAEVAASYVNIRALAERLALAKDTEHARNLAYSRILRRHQAGLDNAMDLKTAEMQLETAQASIAALQREYTQAVNALQLLAGQPGLAITVPQERLDRIAFSPLPVGLPSTLLERRPDIRAAEHRLKAANANIGAARAAFFPRIQLTTNVGLVNEHLSSLFSSSSDKAWAFSPQLTLPIFNHARNRANLDLARVRKEITVAEYEKAIQTAFSEVSIVLLDREQIEAQIASQTRIADADRERLRLAMRRYDKGVANYLELLDAQRSLFESEQQLVQLKQLSLTNSINLFKVLGGEWQAS from the coding sequence ATGAACCACGCATTGAAACCTATCGTATTCGCCACAGGGCTGCTGCTGGGCGCATGTTCGCTTAATCCGGAATACCACAGGCCAGCAGCGCCGGTGCCGGTGCAGTATCCAATCAACGCCGATGCCGACATCCTGCCATTGCCCACGAGCTGGCAGGAATACTTTACCGACCCGGAACTACAGAAACTGATCAACATTGCCCTGGCAAACAACCGTGACCTACGCATGACAGCGCTGCGCATCGAGGAAGCGCGCGCGCAATACGGCATACAACGCGCAGATCGGCTGCCCACCCTGGATGCCACTGGCACCTATGAGCGCAGCAAGATGATATTTGCGCAAGGCCAGACCTTCGACGTTGACCTCTACCGCGCCAGTGTCGGCATCAGCGGCTTCGAGCTGGACTTCTTTGGCCGGGTCAAGAGCCTGACCACCGCCTTGCTGGAACAATACCTGGCCACGCAGGAAGCCCAGCAGACCGCCAGAACCAGCCTGATTGCTGAAGTTGCGGCCTCTTATGTCAATATCCGCGCCCTGGCCGAGCGGCTGGCCCTGGCAAAGGACACTGAACATGCGCGCAATCTGGCCTATTCCCGCATCCTGCGCCGCCATCAGGCAGGCCTGGACAACGCCATGGACCTCAAGACTGCGGAAATGCAGCTCGAAACCGCCCAGGCCAGCATTGCCGCCTTGCAGCGCGAATACACGCAGGCGGTCAATGCATTGCAGCTGCTGGCTGGCCAGCCCGGCCTCGCCATCACCGTGCCACAGGAGCGGCTCGACCGCATTGCGTTCAGCCCCCTGCCCGTCGGACTTCCCTCCACCTTGCTGGAACGACGCCCCGACATCAGGGCAGCCGAGCACAGGCTGAAAGCTGCCAATGCCAACATTGGCGCTGCCAGGGCAGCCTTCTTCCCGCGCATACAGCTCACGACCAATGTCGGCCTGGTCAACGAGCACCTGAGCAGCCTCTTTTCCAGCAGCAGCGACAAAGCCTGGGCATTCAGCCCGCAACTCACCCTGCCCATATTCAACCACGCACGCAACCGGGCCAACCTGGACTTGGCGCGCGTACGCAAGGAAATCACAGTGGCGGAATATGAAAAAGCCATTCAAACCGCGTTCAGCGAGGTGTCCATCGTGCTGCTTGACCGCGAACAAATAGAAGCGCAGATTGCCTCGCAAACCCGCATTGCGGATGCCGACCGCGAGCGGTTGCGCTTGGCGATGCGCCGCTATGACAAAGGCGTTGCCAATTACCTTGAGCTGCTGGATGCGCAGCGCAGCCTCTTCGAATCCGAGCAGCAGCTAGTCCAGCTCAAGCAATTGAGCCTGACCAACAGCATCAACCTGTTCAAGGTGCTGGGAGGCGAATGGCAGGCTTCATGA
- a CDS encoding multidrug efflux RND transporter permease subunit has protein sequence MARFFIERPVFAWVISLLIILAGLLAIRGLPVAQYPDIAPPVVNISATYPGASAKVIEESVTAIIEREMNGAPGLMYISATSSPGTASLSLTFRQGTNPDLAAVEVQNRLKTVEARLPEVVRRNGIFIEKSADSIQLIVSLTSEGNRLTEIELGELAAANVLQALRRVEGVGKVQIWSPEYAMRIWPDPAKLTAMNLSASDVASAIRSHNARVTVGDLGNRAVPDHAPISANVISDSALTTPEDFERIPLRTRADGSAILLKDVARVEFGGSDYAFVSRVNGNNAAGMAVKMAPGSNAVATVKRIRATMDELVRYLPAGVSYQIPYDTSAFVEISIEKVVHTLLEAIVLVFLVMFLFMQNLRATLIPTIVVPIALLGTFAVMLAAGFSINVLSMFGMVLAIGIVVDDAIVVVENVERIMAEEGLPPLQATIKAMKQISGAIIGITVVLISVFVPMAFFSGAVGNIYRQFSMSLAVSIAFSAFLALSLTPALCATLLKPIIQDHHEKRGFFGWFNRMFAALTGRYQQRVGAIIKRPIRWLVVYGTIIAVVVFMFVRLPTAFLPDEDQGDFMITVLLPAGATMHETMGTLAHIAHYLNENEPVKYVYEVGGFSFYGTGSNSGMIFATLKDWKEREDAGQHVKAIVDRVNMQFMGLKNTTVFAVNTPPLPELGSSNGFDLRLQDRGSAGYQAFLAAKDQLMSEGMKSPVLTNLIFAGLPEAALVNLDIDRRKAEALGVGMDEINITLASMFGSDYIGDFMHGNQVRRVIMQADGKDRLELEDIRKLRVRSSNGSMVPLSSIVQLEWISGPPQLTRYNGYPSFTINGNAAPGYSSGEAMQAIEGIARSLPRTIGYDWSGQSLEERRSGAQAPMLFGLSVLIVFLALAALYESWLIPLAVILVVPLGILGALLGVTLRDMPNDIYFKVGLIATIGLSAKNAILIVEVAKDLYADGMGLMEATLEAARLRLRPIVMTSLAFGVGVLPLAIATGAASGAQSAIGTSVLGGIITATLLAIFLVPLFFAVIGRYIKRPQHHTRESA, from the coding sequence ATGGCTCGATTTTTCATTGAACGCCCAGTCTTCGCCTGGGTCATTTCCCTACTGATCATCCTGGCGGGCCTGCTCGCGATCCGCGGCCTGCCGGTCGCGCAATATCCGGACATTGCGCCGCCAGTAGTGAACATTTCCGCCACCTATCCAGGGGCGTCCGCCAAGGTGATCGAGGAATCGGTCACTGCCATCATCGAGCGCGAAATGAACGGTGCGCCCGGCCTGATGTATATCTCGGCCACCAGCAGCCCGGGCACGGCTTCGCTCAGCCTCACCTTCCGCCAGGGCACCAACCCGGATCTGGCGGCGGTGGAAGTGCAGAACCGCTTAAAGACGGTGGAGGCGCGCCTGCCGGAAGTCGTACGCCGCAACGGTATCTTCATCGAGAAATCCGCAGACAGCATCCAATTGATTGTTTCCCTCACCTCCGAAGGCAATCGCCTGACCGAGATCGAGCTGGGCGAGCTGGCCGCAGCCAACGTACTGCAGGCATTACGGCGCGTCGAGGGCGTGGGCAAGGTGCAGATATGGAGCCCGGAATACGCTATGCGTATCTGGCCCGACCCCGCCAAACTGACTGCAATGAACCTCAGCGCTTCCGATGTCGCCTCTGCAATCCGTAGCCACAATGCCCGTGTCACGGTTGGCGACTTGGGCAACCGGGCGGTGCCAGACCACGCACCCATCAGCGCCAATGTCATTTCCGACAGCGCCCTGACAACGCCGGAAGACTTCGAGCGCATTCCGCTGCGTACCAGGGCCGACGGCTCGGCCATCCTGCTCAAAGACGTCGCGCGGGTAGAATTCGGTGGCAGTGATTACGCGTTCGTGTCGCGCGTGAACGGCAATAACGCTGCCGGCATGGCCGTCAAAATGGCGCCGGGCTCGAACGCCGTCGCCACCGTCAAGCGCATTCGCGCCACCATGGATGAGCTCGTGCGCTATCTGCCGGCTGGCGTCAGTTACCAGATTCCCTATGACACTTCCGCTTTTGTCGAGATTTCCATCGAGAAAGTCGTGCATACCCTATTGGAAGCCATCGTGCTGGTGTTCCTGGTGATGTTCCTGTTCATGCAAAACCTGCGCGCCACGCTGATTCCCACCATCGTCGTGCCCATCGCCCTGCTTGGCACGTTTGCCGTGATGCTCGCGGCTGGCTTCTCGATCAATGTGTTGAGCATGTTCGGCATGGTGCTGGCCATCGGCATCGTGGTCGATGATGCCATTGTCGTCGTAGAGAACGTCGAACGCATCATGGCAGAAGAAGGCCTGCCGCCGTTGCAGGCCACGATCAAGGCCATGAAGCAGATCAGCGGCGCGATCATCGGCATCACCGTCGTGCTGATTTCCGTTTTCGTGCCCATGGCGTTCTTCAGCGGCGCGGTCGGCAACATCTACCGCCAGTTCTCGATGTCGCTTGCCGTATCGATTGCCTTTTCCGCTTTTCTCGCACTTTCGCTCACGCCTGCCCTGTGCGCTACACTGCTCAAGCCTATTATCCAGGACCACCATGAAAAGCGCGGTTTCTTCGGCTGGTTCAACCGGATGTTTGCAGCCTTGACCGGCCGCTACCAGCAGCGCGTCGGTGCCATCATCAAGCGTCCCATCAGGTGGCTGGTGGTATATGGCACCATCATCGCTGTGGTCGTATTCATGTTCGTGCGATTGCCCACAGCCTTCCTGCCCGATGAGGACCAGGGCGACTTCATGATTACCGTGCTGCTGCCGGCCGGTGCCACCATGCATGAAACCATGGGCACACTGGCACACATCGCACATTACCTGAATGAGAACGAGCCGGTGAAATACGTCTACGAGGTCGGCGGTTTCAGCTTCTATGGCACCGGCTCCAACAGCGGCATGATCTTCGCCACCCTCAAGGACTGGAAGGAACGCGAGGATGCCGGGCAGCATGTCAAGGCGATTGTAGACCGCGTCAATATGCAATTCATGGGGCTGAAAAACACCACGGTATTCGCGGTCAACACCCCACCACTTCCCGAGCTGGGCTCCTCCAACGGGTTCGACCTGCGGCTGCAGGATCGTGGCTCGGCAGGCTACCAGGCATTCCTTGCCGCCAAGGACCAGCTCATGAGCGAAGGCATGAAAAGCCCGGTACTGACCAACCTCATTTTTGCAGGCTTACCCGAGGCCGCCCTGGTGAACCTCGACATAGACCGCCGCAAGGCCGAGGCACTGGGCGTAGGCATGGATGAGATCAATATCACGCTGGCCTCCATGTTCGGCTCCGACTACATCGGCGACTTCATGCACGGCAACCAGGTTCGCCGCGTCATCATGCAGGCGGACGGCAAGGACAGGCTGGAACTGGAGGATATCCGCAAGCTCAGGGTGCGCAGCAGCAATGGCAGCATGGTGCCTTTATCTTCGATCGTGCAACTGGAATGGATTTCCGGCCCGCCACAGCTCACGCGCTACAACGGCTACCCGTCCTTCACCATCAACGGCAATGCCGCCCCCGGCTACAGCAGCGGCGAGGCCATGCAAGCGATTGAAGGCATTGCCCGCAGCTTGCCCCGCACCATTGGCTACGACTGGTCAGGCCAATCCCTGGAAGAACGCCGCTCGGGCGCACAGGCACCCATGCTGTTCGGCTTGTCCGTGCTGATCGTCTTCCTGGCACTGGCAGCGCTATATGAAAGTTGGCTGATTCCCCTGGCCGTGATCCTGGTGGTGCCCTTGGGCATACTCGGTGCATTGCTGGGCGTGACCTTGCGCGACATGCCCAATGATATCTACTTCAAGGTCGGCCTGATCGCCACCATCGGCCTTTCCGCCAAGAATGCAATCCTGATCGTGGAAGTCGCCAAGGACCTCTATGCCGACGGCATGGGACTCATGGAAGCGACACTGGAAGCTGCCCGCCTGCGACTGCGCCCCATCGTCATGACATCCCTGGCTTTCGGCGTGGGCGTATTGCCGCTGGCCATTGCCACAGGCGCCGCCTCCGGCGCCCAGTCGGCAATCGGCACCAGCGTGCTGGGCGGCATCATCACTGCAACCCTGCTCGCCATCTTCCTCGTCCCCTTGTTTTTCGCCGTGATCGGTCGCTATATCAAGCGACCGCAACACCATACGCGGGAGTCTGCATGA
- a CDS encoding MexX/AxyX family multidrug efflux RND transporter periplasmic adaptor subunit yields MPSSPFGRSRLWLFASLMLGLTACSQEQPPAGNAGIPEVEVYITQTATIPVEVSVPGRLEAYRQAEVRARVAGIVTERLYQEGQEVKKGTPLFLINPELLTAARDQAAGVLASAEASHRNALDKLERYRDLASDHSVSERDYQAAVAEELQAKAQVLTAKAQLDKANLDLGYAKVTSPIDGRARRALVTEGALVGLDSPTPLTTVEQIDPIYVNFSQPATDVMALQRAIRNGRMKGVAQNSIEVKLLFPDGTEYQHPGKLFFSDLAVDSNTDTVAMRALFRNPERELLPGAYVQVKLKQAENPSSVLVPRDALVRTAESSSVMIVDDHEQVQAVNVEANAMRDGFWVVTSGLKGGERVIVTTPAMMAPGTAIKVRDREPGGKPSSLSTD; encoded by the coding sequence ATGCCATCATCACCATTTGGACGCAGCCGATTGTGGCTGTTCGCCTCTCTCATGCTTGGCCTCACAGCATGCAGCCAGGAGCAGCCCCCAGCAGGAAATGCTGGCATTCCGGAAGTCGAGGTATATATCACCCAAACCGCGACTATCCCGGTCGAAGTCTCGGTCCCCGGACGATTGGAGGCTTATCGCCAGGCTGAAGTCCGCGCCCGTGTCGCTGGCATCGTCACCGAACGCCTTTATCAGGAAGGCCAGGAAGTAAAAAAAGGGACGCCCCTGTTCCTGATCAACCCCGAGCTATTGACTGCCGCGCGCGACCAGGCAGCCGGCGTCCTGGCAAGTGCGGAAGCCAGCCATCGCAATGCACTGGACAAGCTGGAGCGTTATCGCGACCTTGCCAGCGACCATTCGGTCAGCGAGCGTGATTACCAGGCGGCCGTTGCCGAGGAGTTGCAGGCCAAGGCGCAAGTACTGACGGCCAAGGCGCAACTGGACAAGGCCAACCTGGACCTCGGCTACGCCAAGGTCACTTCCCCGATCGACGGGCGCGCCCGCCGTGCGCTGGTTACTGAGGGCGCGCTGGTAGGACTGGATTCCCCTACGCCCCTCACCACCGTCGAACAGATCGATCCCATCTACGTCAACTTCTCGCAGCCGGCAACGGATGTGATGGCGCTGCAGCGCGCCATCAGGAACGGCAGGATGAAAGGCGTGGCGCAAAATAGCATTGAGGTGAAACTGCTGTTCCCGGATGGCACTGAATATCAGCATCCCGGCAAATTGTTCTTTTCGGACCTTGCCGTGGACAGCAATACCGACACCGTGGCCATGCGGGCGCTGTTCAGGAATCCTGAACGTGAACTGCTCCCAGGGGCGTATGTGCAGGTCAAGCTGAAACAGGCAGAAAACCCGTCCTCGGTCCTGGTACCCCGCGATGCGCTTGTCCGCACGGCGGAATCGAGCAGCGTCATGATCGTCGACGATCACGAGCAGGTGCAGGCGGTTAACGTCGAGGCCAATGCCATGCGTGACGGGTTCTGGGTTGTCACCAGCGGCCTCAAGGGCGGCGAGCGCGTGATCGTCACCACCCCGGCCATGATGGCTCCCGGCACTGCAATCAAGGTGCGTGACCGCGAACCCGGCGGCAAGCCTTCATCCCTATCGACGGACTGA
- a CDS encoding TetR family transcriptional regulator, translated as MARKTKEDSLRTRSSILDAAERVIIQRGISYATMADIAQAAGVSRGAVYGHFENKMEVAIAMCERALALAVAPERKPGTSALETLYEQGMYFLKLCSEPGPVQRVLQILYMQCDTNEHNLPLLEIRDRWEMECREDAETLIREAVASEELPGDIDVGLANLYLFSLFDGIYSTLFLANRIKQDRWQVAEALYRAGFAAFRTAPELRKKAAG; from the coding sequence GTGGCCAGAAAAACGAAAGAGGATTCCCTGCGGACGCGCTCCAGCATTCTGGATGCTGCAGAACGCGTCATTATCCAGCGGGGCATCAGCTATGCCACGATGGCGGATATCGCCCAGGCTGCAGGCGTGTCGCGTGGCGCGGTGTACGGGCATTTCGAGAACAAGATGGAGGTGGCCATCGCCATGTGCGAACGGGCATTGGCACTGGCGGTCGCGCCGGAGCGAAAGCCCGGCACATCGGCGCTGGAAACGCTTTATGAGCAAGGCATGTATTTTCTCAAGCTCTGCAGTGAACCTGGTCCGGTGCAGCGTGTATTGCAGATCCTTTATATGCAGTGCGATACCAACGAGCACAATTTGCCGCTGCTGGAAATCCGTGACCGTTGGGAAATGGAATGCCGTGAAGATGCAGAAACATTGATCCGCGAGGCGGTGGCCAGTGAAGAGCTGCCTGGAGATATTGACGTCGGCCTTGCCAATCTCTACCTCTTTTCCCTATTCGATGGCATCTACAGTACGTTATTCTTGGCCAATCGCATCAAGCAGGACCGCTGGCAAGTGGCCGAGGCGCTATACCGTGCTGGTTTTGCAGCCTTCAGGACGGCGCCCGAGCTGCGCAAGAAGGCTGCAGGTTAG
- a CDS encoding manganese efflux pump MntP: protein MNIVSTLLLALAMSADAFAAAVSKGAMLHRPRIIEALRTGMIFGVIEATTPLVGWSLGRVAADYVTAWDHWIAFSILAFLGIRMTWSGLKHDGKVVEKSRSHSFILLAMTALGTSIDAMSVGVSLAFLDIDIVPVAFAIGIVTCIMVSAGVMLGRVLGSASKHTVEIIGGLILIGIGSLILYKHLYGAA, encoded by the coding sequence ATGAATATTGTTTCAACCTTGCTTCTGGCATTGGCCATGTCGGCCGATGCCTTTGCTGCCGCCGTCAGCAAAGGGGCGATGCTGCACCGACCTCGCATCATCGAAGCCCTGCGTACCGGCATGATTTTCGGCGTGATCGAGGCCACTACTCCATTGGTCGGCTGGAGCCTGGGGCGGGTGGCCGCAGATTACGTGACGGCATGGGATCACTGGATCGCCTTCAGCATCCTTGCCTTTCTTGGAATCCGCATGACCTGGTCGGGACTGAAGCATGATGGCAAAGTCGTGGAGAAATCACGTAGCCACTCTTTTATCCTGCTGGCGATGACGGCATTGGGCACCAGCATCGATGCGATGAGTGTCGGTGTCAGCCTGGCGTTCCTGGATATCGATATCGTACCCGTGGCTTTCGCCATTGGCATCGTGACCTGCATCATGGTAAGCGCTGGTGTCATGCTGGGCCGCGTGCTTGGTTCGGCTTCAAAACATACGGTGGAAATTATCGGCGGACTGATCCTGATCGGGATCGGCAGCCTGATCCTTTACAAACACCTGTACGGTGCTGCCTAA
- a CDS encoding lipopolysaccharide kinase InaA family protein: MPHRKPVTVPGMDFDTLWHHPGEWFEAPNVYRQGWSGVSRTPLGPADGNRPLYAFLKRQHNFMRRTWRHPWHGVSTFYCEYHHLLRLLKLGVPVPAPLFFSEKKEGRNVSAILVTAELVGFTPLDQLAADIFKADVSITRQRKLAASVADAVSKFHSTRLQHRALYPKHILVKETPSGNFDMALIDLEKARIRLFPLLRTLQDLATLNRELMHLSRTTRLYFLKRYYGVHKLDTALKWIARLIQDRTRRKAKT, encoded by the coding sequence ATGCCACACCGTAAGCCTGTCACCGTACCCGGAATGGATTTCGATACGCTCTGGCACCATCCCGGAGAATGGTTTGAAGCGCCCAATGTGTATCGCCAGGGCTGGAGCGGCGTCAGCAGGACCCCGTTGGGTCCGGCAGATGGAAACAGGCCCCTCTACGCTTTTCTCAAGCGCCAGCACAACTTCATGCGCAGGACCTGGCGTCACCCGTGGCACGGCGTATCCACCTTTTATTGCGAATACCATCATCTGCTCCGCCTGTTGAAGCTTGGCGTGCCTGTTCCGGCCCCTCTTTTCTTTTCTGAAAAGAAAGAAGGCCGCAACGTCAGTGCCATCCTGGTCACTGCCGAATTGGTCGGATTTACTCCACTTGATCAATTGGCTGCAGACATTTTCAAGGCGGATGTCAGTATCACCAGGCAGCGCAAGCTCGCGGCATCGGTAGCGGACGCAGTGAGCAAATTTCACTCGACACGCCTCCAGCATCGCGCCCTCTACCCCAAGCATATTCTCGTCAAGGAAACCCCCAGTGGCAATTTCGACATGGCACTGATCGACCTGGAGAAAGCCCGCATCCGGCTATTTCCGCTGTTGCGCACCTTGCAGGATCTCGCCACGCTCAACCGCGAGCTCATGCACCTGAGCCGCACCACCCGGCTATATTTCCTCAAGCGATACTATGGCGTCCACAAACTCGATACTGCACTCAAATGGATTGCCAGGCTGATCCAGGACCGCACCCGTCGCAAAGCGAAAACCTGA
- a CDS encoding LysE family translocator, with product MWHFSLELLLGLVVFATVTSITPGPNNLMLMASGLNYGFRRSLSHLLGISIGFGAMVLIIGLGAQSLFERYPLLHVLMKYAGAVYLCWLAFRIAAAPTDGVGGPSTNTAKPFTFFQAAAFQWVNPKAWVMAVAALTAYLPQPSGTADVVLLSGVFMLVNLPCVGAWAGFGVMLRRILSQPRRMRMFNRVTALLLLMSIFPILTTQVP from the coding sequence ATGTGGCATTTTTCTCTGGAACTACTGCTGGGCTTGGTGGTGTTCGCAACAGTGACTTCCATTACACCAGGACCGAACAACCTGATGCTCATGGCCTCGGGCTTGAATTACGGCTTCCGGCGCTCGCTTTCCCATTTGCTGGGGATCAGTATCGGGTTTGGCGCAATGGTCTTGATCATTGGGCTGGGAGCACAAAGCCTGTTCGAGCGCTATCCATTGTTGCACGTATTGATGAAGTACGCGGGCGCGGTATATCTCTGCTGGCTGGCATTCCGGATTGCAGCGGCGCCGACGGATGGGGTGGGCGGCCCGTCAACAAACACCGCCAAGCCCTTCACTTTTTTCCAGGCTGCCGCGTTCCAGTGGGTCAACCCCAAAGCCTGGGTCATGGCAGTCGCTGCGTTGACAGCCTATTTGCCGCAGCCCTCAGGCACCGCTGATGTTGTCCTCTTGAGTGGCGTATTCATGCTGGTGAATCTGCCTTGTGTGGGGGCGTGGGCAGGGTTCGGGGTGATGTTGCGCCGTATCCTTTCCCAACCACGCAGGATGAGGATGTTCAACAGGGTGACGGCATTGCTTCTGCTGATGTCGATTTTCCCGATACTGACTACTCAGGTGCCATGA